Proteins found in one Quercus robur chromosome 2, dhQueRobu3.1, whole genome shotgun sequence genomic segment:
- the LOC126694001 gene encoding uncharacterized protein LOC126694001 produces the protein MKRRIEDKERQGRLLEVNNFDREVIRPPKKPPLILRMMVILLFVMACGVYICSIYSIQISTYKIAELLNIKVMDQQCNATNVKPSEIPYVHYPKPKTYNRGECACNPVRFFAILSLQRTGSGWFETLLNSHINVTSNGEVFTPRERRNNITTIVKTMNKVYRLDWFNSASKNECTAAVGFKWMINQGFYRHRRQILKYFKKRGISSIFLFRKNILRRMISVLANSHDKDARSLNGTHQSHVYSRMEARILAKYKPTINATLLLSELRQEAEETAETIDFFKRTRHMVLYYEDLINRTNLNFKEVQEFLRLPYRELSSSQVKIHTAPLSMQIQNWEAVREALEGTSYERFLYEN, from the exons atgaagagacGTATTGAAGATAAAGAGAGGCAAGGAAGATTGCTGGAAGTTAACAACTTT GATAGAGAGGTCATAAGGCCTCCTAAGAAACCTCCATTGATATTGAGGATGATGGTAATTCTCCTTTTTGTCATGGCTTGTGGAGTCTACATTTGCTCAATCTATTCAATCCAAATAAGCACCTATAAAATAGCCGAATTGCTAAACATTAAAGTGATGGACCAGCAGTGTAATGCTACAAATGTTAAACCATCTGAGATTCCCTATGTGCATTATCCCAAACCCAAAACATATAACAG GGGGGAATGTGCATGCAATCCGGTCCGGTTCTTTGCCATTTTGTCATTGCAAAGAACCGGGAGTGGCTGGTTTGAGACATTATTAAATAGTCATATTAATGTAACCTCCAATGGAGAAGTTTTTACACCTAGAGAGAGAAGGAATAATATCACTACTATTGTGAAGACAATGAATAAAGTTTATAGACTTGACTGGTTCAATAGTGCTTCCAAGAATGAGTGCACAGCTGCGGTTGGGTTCAAATGGATGATTAATCAG GGTTTTTACCGGCATCGCAGACAGATACTGAAGTACTTTAAGAAGAGAGGAATTTCATCAATATTCCTCTTTAGAAAGAATATACTGCGCAGGATGATCTCTGTGCTTGCAAACTCCCATGACAAAGATGCTAGGTCACTCAATGGAACCCACCAATCTCATGTTTATTCGCGAATggag GCTCGTATACTAGCAAAATACAAGCCAACAATCAATGCAACATTACTTTTATCCGAGCTACGACAAGAAGCAGAAGAAACTGCCGAGACTATAGATTTCTTTAAGAGAACCCGCCACATGGTTCTCTACTACGAGGATCTTATCAACCGCACG AACCTTAACTTTAAGGAGGTCCAAGAATTTCTAAGGTTGCCATACAGAGAGCTTTCGAGCAGTCAAGTTAAGATACACACAGCCCCCTTGTCGATGCAAATTCAAAACTGGGAAGCTGTCCGAGAAGCATTGGAAGGGACATCATATGAGAGATTCCTCTATGAAAACTAA